One Phragmites australis chromosome 23, lpPhrAust1.1, whole genome shotgun sequence DNA window includes the following coding sequences:
- the LOC133906620 gene encoding syntaxin-132-like, translating into MRNLLTDSFELSRREQAPGNVDIELGIQGGMTSSAQPGFDGFFEQVKEIENLLNTLTKLLKDLQNSNEESKVVTKAAAMKEVKKRMEKDVNEVTKVARLAKSKVQQLNKDNVANREKPGFGKGSGVDRSRTTTTVALTKRLRERILEFQTLREEIQKEYREVVERRVFTVTGERADEETIDNLIETGDGEQLFQRAIQEQGRGRVLDTLQEIQERHDTVKEIEKKLLDLQQIFLDLAVLVEAQGEMLDNIETQVTSAGEHIQTGTNLLQKAKMLQKNTRKWTCIAIIILLIIVLVVVLSLKPWAK; encoded by the exons ATGCGGAACCTTCTCACG GACTCATTTGAGCTCAGCAGAAGGGAGCAGGCCCCGGGAAATGTCGACATCGAGCTCGGAATTCAGGGTGGCATGACAAGTTCTGCGCAGCCTGGTTTCGATGGCTTCTTTGAACAG GTCAAGGAGATCGAAAACCTGCTCAACACATTGACCAAGTTACTGAAGGACCTTCAG AACTCAAATGAGGAATCAAAAGTTGTCACGAAGGCAGCAGCGATGAAAG AGGTCAAAAAGCGCATGGAGAAGGATGTCAATGAAGTAACAAAGGTTGCACGGCTGGCAAAATCAAAAGTACAGCAATTGAATAAAGAT AACGTTGCAAACAGAGAAAAGCCAGGGTTTGGCAAGGGATCGGGTGTGGACCGATCGCGGACAACAACAACTGT TGCATTAACAAAGAGGCTGAGAGAACGTATATTGGAGTTTCAG ACGTTACGAGAAGAAATCCAGAAGGAATACCGAGAAGTAGTGGAGCGTCGTGTTTTCACCG TAACTGGCGAGCGCGCTGACGAAGAG ACAATCGACAACCTGATAGAAACAGGGGACGGTGAGCAACTCTTTCAGAGAGCAATTCAGGAGCAAGGGCGTGGAAGG GTGCTGGACACACTGCAGGAGATCCAAGAGCGCCACGACACGGTGAAAGAGATCGAGAAGAAGCTTCTTGATCTGCAGCAG ATTTTCCTCGATTTGGCTGTCTTGGTtgaagctcaaggcgagatgcTGGACAACATTGAGACACAG GTTACAAGTGCAGGTGAACATATTCAGACTGGAACAAACCTTCTCCAGAAAGCGAAGATGCTGCAGAAGAACACGCGAAAATGGACCTGCATAGCGATAATCATCCTCCTGATAATCGTACTCGTCGTCGTCCTCTCCTTAAAACCGTGGGCAAAGTAG